Proteins encoded together in one Ciona intestinalis chromosome 1, KH, whole genome shotgun sequence window:
- the LOC100175783 gene encoding sushi, von Willebrand factor type A, EGF and pentraxin domain-containing protein 1-like isoform X3 yields the protein MRSHSKLLVLALSVLVLGAVAENILTPGLVLPETKMDETARHRRQSGGHLGARNSIRNSLSTISTNGSNIEATSYQPSLALNITKVNLKRDEGLNDRKFRLRLPKRKWKRNKKAFQASVKSRPPPQEITILSRGNTSIHLQWVPPAKPVLKYRLSYRTNRRLGSYHGASQSPNRSVVSWVLGNQTDIELRHIAVAEKIEVRIQAVYPGDAKSCHMMLLVEANQMRDAVVPRPSNLVFDRVKETSFRVRWQPPRSGITANHILVREVGGSFSQDATLRAKTRHVRVTDLKPGTRYTVQVKSINGGRSSGALLGFVKTHPLPGQDPSDIQRVLVESSNDTNLNVDLNGGVVTSGGRVTTSHGGSSSWSGTSVSTVGSSSRRVVSTSGLALTSSGGANEFDVSPSVGGSSAMGAGRTSDIDSDTQTGRFVQDCKKAQKTDLVVLTDGSWSVGPQNFKKIQAFLVSLVDAFSIGFNNVLMGYAQYSDDARTEFNLNEHVTKDDLIRAINQVQYKGGNTATGGALDYIRTNLFTSEGGTRRGVLKTAIVITDGESILDDVTEPARMLKEIGVEVFSIGVAAALRSELEDIASSPASDHVFSVDNFDDIKNIKNILLKETCKAVAVCRNFEPPEHGSLRCDDEPFLHGTTCVFSCDEPMFKLNEVGSGLRTCLAGGVWDKQEPTCIPAVCNALEPPPNGAYECTNDNLINSVCRLRCEPGYQVVGESSPRCKPDSSWSSNDAYCELVTCASPVAPENGSMRCTRNSDYQSKCTFECDRGFELNGAKRSVCERSGEWSIPFPSCLRIVCRNRLLLEHGSVTCSKSENFGSKCDFSCQTGYELLGSSHATCGQRGSWDFSRESDLPLCERISCASPDLNDHVTRECTDGNWYGSECSFRCENGYNLIGAGRTSCRGSRSPADWTEQSPACTLVTCPELEAHSNGDIECTAESNFRSRCTLTCHLGYEVKGTNLITCGAAGRWKGKLGHCSKIICEELELFHHGSVSCTDDTNYGSECTYTCDTGYQLSSGSKVRRCQDNHLFDGLAALCTIKQCFAVAPPLNGEVECSDGTNFGSVCQFTCSPGYELSLEERVTAFERRCDSDARWTNTQPSCRLVKCPTLLQPVNGIGRCSDVDNHGSICQFHCHAGYELEGSVERTCQANRQWTGEETRCLLIRCPGLSPPLHGSVICGDQNDLTDAETENQADGYGTTCFYKCDAGYYLVGSRARTCERDRDWSGVESTCLRITCPILEQPLHGSVTCTQSNEYDSRCTFACDLGYTLHGGDATRSCQLNYLWSGTEAVCQIIRCENIFADQHTSMTCTSGNRYGSICTFKPQLGYELIGETVVECGENGGNHPNPISSRIECQPMDDPDNGIVTCSNNEYFDSTCTFTCDEGYELIGSVARTCQMNKRWSGEIVTCRQITCTELLPPTHGTISCSQRNTFRSTCTFFCENGYDLIGSASRKCQESHSWTGLDVTCTFVTCPDLNDLRNGEMTCTDSNNFRSDCTFLCNDGYNLVGSNVRTCRADHAWTGSAASCVLVTCPELKVPKHGRKKCADSNNFDSECIFICDIGYTMHGTSSRTCQSDGSWTGKHVSCGIVTCEAVPAPQHGSKRCTDGENFDSSCRFTCDIGYRLVGSISRTCLESGEWNGISTSCVIITCAKMDIPAHGSVECTSNNNYQSICTFACNNGYELIGSEVRTCQATRSWSGIAVTCAMVTCPALTSPSHGSIKCDNQHHFNSSCNFNCREGYTLVGSQTRNCQANRAWTGNTTSCSLITCPAIKEPDHGRKKCTDGDNYSSDCQFICDIGYELVGTNFRSCGGEGVWSGREVTCVLIVCDLLSVPDHGRMTCSNQANYHSRCSFTCDIGYEIVGSSSRTCLESSDWSGVTTSCSVVSCSPMTAPENGHVRCSNQHSYDSSCRFLCNEGYKLIGSSERSCLVDSSWSGIQGSCVLVTCPVLPSPNHGRKSCSEENRYLSECQYVCDVGFDRHGSENRVCQEDGTWSGSPVGCGIITCDTLLVPLHGKKRCADGDNFESTCRFSCEIGYELTGSQSRTCMELGEWSGIATMCSLITCDELPKPEHGSVRCTKHDGYDSRCTLSCQEGYVLFGSSTRTCSVDGTWSGKVTTCERITCPYIPFPSHGRKVCTDKNHFSSNCQFVCEVGFNIIGSTARVCQSDGLWSGTAASCEIVTCNALDVPEYGRMRCADGNNFESTCHFTCDIGYELIGTSSRTCMESSAWNGEATSCQLITCDEITAPDHGFMNCTNDNLYASQCGFQCNQGFVLVGSIQRVCQHNKQWSGIQTFCQTGTCHELTAPLNGKMTCVSSNLFESDCIFQCNVGYDLIGSSVRTCQSSHMWSGIDTSCVVMKCGILHQPSHGSITCDSSDHYNSTCTIRCNDGYSLSGSSVRTCGANHAWSGSETLCQSVTCPSLPSPSHGRKKCTDGNNFESACRFICDVGHDVVGTRVRTCQVDGTWSGQTVTCRIVTCSTLEVPQYGKKRCEDGENFESRCRFSCDIGYTLRGSKARVCQEDGTWTGMSASCRMVRCGKTKRIRYGTVNCSAADHYNSVCRYECKTGFDLIGNPTRVCQDDRQWSAAVPTCQRSRCGLLDTPVHGSMRCTNEDFFSSQCEFECDQSYRLIGSPLRICKPDRSWSARQPTCQLITCENLLPPAHSRLECTDGFNFGSICSLVADSGFEVVGTESRVCGGEDTKLDWKQPLSIRARDCLPLNAPEHGTIACNKQYYYDSECRFTCDIGYELLGSVSRRCTASGSQLSVLGWTGTQTSCQVIRCTGILQPDNGAVSCNNENIFNSVCRVSCSEGYHLVGSPVRICEDSGEFTGVAGVCNRITCGELPGIDNGSIRCVGGNGFRASCVYVCNNGYNLVGSDSRKCTANGEWTNIAPVCTPISCRPLRNPAFGNTTCTDNNRYDSSCSVTCNDCYEVVGSPIRTCRRDGAWSGDAALCQVTTCVPLRAPRNGAMDCDESINECGTTCTFTCRKGYTLSGDARRTCGKDMRWTGVAAECLRATCPPLGVSLSLTYTCTNGSNVGSNCTFQCDEDATLLGSTYRVCLNDGTWSRSNPVCRACKTAVTDVIFIVDGSWSVGEINFRKAKDFLKALVEPFEVGWDNSRFAVVQYSDDPRTEFLMNEHFTVTDVLNAIDAIPYKGGNTNTGKALAFSLYTALSPANGARPYVNKVALVLTDGRSQDEVGNPARELRQAGVKVLTVGVGDADKNELKSIASPPYDSSVYHVSDYDSISEIKAHLAAKLCEGEVLRDNRCGCPAGPPGLPGQNGRPGQPGVSIKGDKGEAFSVVHVNYERQRITARNGDGSVVNLDIPSELNPSSSNDGRRFFAVPGPPGPKGEAGLPGQDGSPGNPGTKGTAGSKGLVGAVGPPGLKGDDGSNGLDGTPGTAGRPGPPGSPGSLSQTEKTEMLRQTQNIARSISQREAQRTVFNLYRTGTTSSSRDQRSVVRGPPGPPGKPGPRGPPGFEGPSGINGSPGMPGLQGIHGLKGDLGDKGERGPPGIGVAGPPGTPGLPGPRGIRGKKGIGKPGKRGPRGRPGKTIYKKRPASTGLN from the exons ATGAGGAGCCATAGTAAGCTCTTGGTGTTGGCACTGTCGGTGTTGGTGCTAGGTGCAGTAGCAGAAAATATCTTAACCCCTGGTCTTGTTTTACCCGAAACAAAGATGGACGAAACAGCAAGACACAGACGACAAAGTGGTG gaCATTTAGGTGCAAGAAATTCAATCAGAAACAGTTTAAGCACAATCTCCACTAACGGCAGTAACATTGAAGCAACATCTTATCAACCATCGTTGGCCTTGAATATTACCaaggttaatttaaaaagagaTGAAGGACTTAACGACCGGAAATTCCGCCTACGGTTACcaaaaagaaaatggaaaCGCAACAAAAAGGCTTTTCAGGCCTCGGTTAAAAGTCGACCTCCACCCCAAGAGATTACTATTTTAAGCAGAGGCAACACGTCTATCCATTTACAGTGGGTGCCGCCAGCTAAACCAGTGCTGAAATATAGACTATCCTATCGAACTAACCGCCGACTAGGGTCGTATCACGGGGCATCTCAGTCCCCCAACCGGTCGGTCGTGAGCTGGGTATTGGGCAACCAAACCGATATTGAACTGCGACACATTGCAGTGGCCGAAAAGATCGAGGTTCGAATTCAGGCGGTTTATCCAGGTGACGCCAAAAGCTGCCACATGATGCTCCTGGTAGAAGCAAACCAGATGCGTGACGCAG TTGTTCCACGACCAAGTAATCTTGTATTCGATCGAGTCAAAGAAACAAGTTTTCGTGTAAGATGGCAACCGCCAAGaag CGGGATAACGGCGAACCATATTCTGGTTCGTGAGGTCGGCGGAAGTTTTTCACAAGACGCCACCTTGCGGGCAAAAACACGTCACGTGAGAGTCACCGACTTAAAGCCGGGTACCAGATATACTGTGCAGGTCAAATCCATCAATGGAGGGCGCTCGAGTGGAGCATTGCTTGGATTTGTAAAGACACACCCATTACCAG GACAAGATCCCTCTGATATTCAAAGGGTTCTGGTAGAAAGCTCCAACGACACAAACCTCAATGTTGATCTAAATGGAGGTGTTGTGACATCCGGTGGAAGAGTGACCACAAGTCATGGTGGTTCATCATCATGGAGCGGAACTTCTGTGTCAACGGTCGGTTCGTCTTCACGTCGAGTTGTTAGCACGTCAGGTTTGGCTTTAACTTCAAGTGGAGGTGCAAATGAGTTTGATGTTTCACCGAGTGTGGGTGGGTCATCAGCTATGGGAGCTGGAAGGACATCAGATATTGATTCAGATACACAAACCG GCCGTTTTGTTCAAGATTGCAAGAAAGCCCAAAAAACTGACCTGGTAGTTCTGACTGACGGTTCATGGAGTGTCGGGCctcaaaatttcaaaaaaattcaagCTTTTCTTGTGAGTCTTGTGGACGCTTTCAGCATCGGTTTTAACAACGTATTGATGGGATATGCTCAATACTCCGACGACGCAAG AactgaatttaatttaaatgaacaCGTCACCAAAGATGACCTTATAAGGGCAATCAACCAAGTTCAATATAAGGGTGGAAACACCGCCACCGGAGGCGCTCTAGATTACATCCGAACAAACCTTTTTACAAGTGAAGGAGGAACACGCAGGG GAGTGTTGAAGACAGCCATTGTAATTACTGATGGAGAATCCATCTTGGATGACGTCACTGAGCCTGCAAGGATGCTCAAAGAAATTGGTGTCGAGGTGTTCTCGATAGGCGTCGCAGCAGCGCTAAG GTCGGAGTTGGAAGACATTGCTTCCTCCCCGGCAAGTGATCACGTGTTCTCCGTTGATAACTTTGACGACatcaaaaacattaaaaatattttgctcaaAGAGACTTGCAAAGCTGTTG CTGTTTGTCGTAACTTTGAACCTCCTGAGCATGGGTCACTAAGATGCGACGATGAACCTTTCTTACATGGGACAACCTGTGTGTTCTCATGTGATGAACCGATGTTTAAGTTGAACGAGGTGGGGAGTGGTTTGCGTACCTGTCTTGCTGGTGGTGTATGGGACAAACAGGAACCGACATGCATAC CGGCGGTTTGCAACGCTTTGGAGCCGCCACCAAACGGCGCATACGAGTGCACAAACGACAATCTGATAAACAGCGTATGTCGACTGCGATGTGAACCTGGTTACCAAGTTGTTGGAGAATCAAGTCCAAGATGCAAACCGGATAGTAGCTGGTCATCAAATGACGCATACTGCGAAT tgGTCACGTGTGCGAGCCCAGTTGCCCCTGAGAACGGTTCTATGAGATGCACTCGTAATAGTGACTACCAATCCAAATGTACGTTTGAATGTGACCGTGGTTTTGAACTAAATGGAGCAAAAAGATCAGTTTGTGAAAGAAGTGGCGAGTGGTCGATTCCTTTTCCTTCATGTTTAC GTATCGTTTGTCGGAATCGTCTCCTGCTTGAACACGGCTCAGTAACTTGCTCGAAATCGGAAAACTTCGGATCAAAGTGTGACTTTTCGTGCCAGACCGGTTACGAACTGCTTGGTTCGTCCCACGCGACTTGTGGTCAACGTGGCAGTTGGGATTTCTCCCGGGAGAGTGATCTACCCCTTTGTGAAC GAATCAGTTGTGCCAGTCCTGATTTGAACGATCATGTTACTCGAGAGTGCACAGACGGGAATTGGTACGGTAGCGAATGTAGCTTTAGGTGTGAGAACGGATACAATCTTATCGGTGCGGGTCGTACTTCATGTAGAGGCAGCAGATCTCCTGCGGATTGGACAGAACAATCTCCAGCGTGTACAC ttgTCACTTGTCCTGAGCTGGAGGCTCACTCGAACGGAGACATCGAATGTACAGCAGAATCAAATTTTCGATCTCGTTGTACTCTTACTTGTCACCTGGGCTATGAAGTAAAAGGAACAAATCTAATCACCTGCGGAGCAGCAGGGCGATGGAAGGGAAAACTGGGACACTGCTCAA AAATCATCTGCGAAGAATTGGAGTTGTTTCATCATGGGAGCGTCTCTTGCACCGACGACACCAACTATGGTTCGGAATGCACTTATACATGCGACACGGGTTACCAACTCAGCTCCGGGTCAAAAGTCAGACGATGTCAAGATAATCATTTGTTCGACGGACTGGCAGCGTTATGCACAA ttaaacagTGTTTCGCCGTCGCTCCCCCGCTAAATGGAGAAGTCGAATGCAGCGATGGAACAAACTTTGGTTCGGTTTGTCAATTCACGTGTAGCCCTGGATATGAACTCTCGCTGGAGGAACGTGTTACTGCGTTCGAGCGAAGATGCGACAGTGACGCTCGTTGGACCAACACACAACCTTCGTGTAGAC TTGTGAAATGCCCGACGTTGCTGCAACCAGTTAACGGTATAGGAAGGTGTTCTGACGTCGACAACCACGGTTCAATCTGCCAATTCCATTGTCACGCTGGCTACGAGCTGGAAGGCTCGGTAGAGAGAACATGTCAAGCAAATCGCCAGTGGACGGGAGAGGAAACGCGTTGTCTCC ttaTAAGATGTCCGGGGCTCTCACCCCCTTTACATGGTTCTGTAATTTGTGGAGATCAAAATGATTTAACCGACGCAGAAACAGAAAACCAGGCCGATGGATATGGGACCACGTGCTTTTACAAGTGTGAC GCGGGCTACTACTTGGTTGGAAGCCGAGCAAGAACTTGTGAACGAGATCGTGATTGGAGTGGCGTGGAATCTACTTGTTTACGAATCACGTGTCCTATACTGGAACAACCATTACACGGAAGTGTGACGTGTACACAAAGTAACGAATATGACTCCAGATGTACTTTCGCTTGTGAT ctCGGATACACACTTCATGGTGGAGATGCGACAAGGTCATGTCAATTAAATTATCTGTGGAGCGGAACCGAAGCGGTTTGCCAAA TCATAAGATGCGAAAACATATTCGCTGACCAACATACGTCAATGACGTGCACCAGCGGAAACCGGTATGGATCTATATGTACGTTCAAACCGCAACTTGGTTATGAGCTGATCGGCGAAACCGTTGTCGAGTGTGGAGAAAATGGCGGCAACCACCCCAACCCGATTTCCAGCA gAATTGAGTGTCAACCAATGGATGATCCAGACAACGGGATCGTCACCTGTTCCAATAACGAATACTTTGATTCTACATGTACATTCACTTGCGAT GAAGGTTATGAACTTATTGGTAGCGTTGCACGTACCTGCCAAATGAATAAACGCTGGTCAGGAGAAATAGTCACATGCAGAC AAATCACTTGCACTGAGCTACTACCACCCACACATGGCACAATATCTTGTAGCCAAAGAAACACGTTTCGATCTACTTGCACATTTTTTTGCGAA AATGGTTACGATCTCATTGGTTCTGCCAGCCGGAAATGTCAGGAAAGTCACTCTTGGACTGGATTGGACGTTACATGTACTTTTGTAACATGTCCCGACCTAAATGATCTACGTAATGGAGAGATGACATGCACTGACTCCAATAACTTTCGGTCAGATTGTACATTTTTATGCAAT GACGGTTATAACTTGGTTGGaagtaatgttcgaacatgcCGAGCTGATCACGCTTGGACTGGAAGTGCAGCTTCGTgtgttt TGGTAACATGTCCGGAATTAAAAGTACCAAAACATGGCAGGAAGAAATGTGCAGACAGTAACAACTTCGACTCGGAATGCATCTTTATATGTGAT ATTGGATACACCATGCATGGAACAAGCAGCAGAACTTGTCAGTCAGATGGCAGCTGGACAGGAAAGCATGTTTCATGCGGCATCGTCACTTGTGAAGCTGTGCCTGCACCACAACATGGAAGTAAAAG GTGTACCGATGGTGAAAACTTTGATTCCTCATGTCGTTTTACTTGTGATATTGGCTACCGACTTGTTGGTAGCATTTCAAGAACGTGCTTGGAATCTGGTGAATGGAATGGTATTTCTACTTCCTGTGTCA TAATAACTTGTGCGAAAATGGACATTCCTGCTCATGGATCAGTTGAATGTACATCTAACAACAACTATCAGTCAATTTGTACATTTGCCTGTaat AATGGATATGAACTTATTGGTTCAGAAGTGAGAACATGTCAGGCAACCCGATCATGGAGTGGAATTGCAGTAACTTGTGCTATGGTCACATGTCCGGCGTTAACATCTCCATCTCATGGGTCAATTAAGTGTGACAATCAGCATCATTTTAATTCTTCGTGCAACTTTAATTGTAGA GAAGGATATACCTTGGTTGGAAGTCAAACTAGAAATTGCCAAGCTAACAGAGCATGGACTGGAAATACAACATCTTGCTCAT TGATAACGTGTCCTGCAATAAAAGAACCAGATCATGGTAGAAAGAAGTGCACGGACGGTGACAATTATTCATCAGATTGCCAATTTATTTGcgat attGGTTATGAACTTGTTGGTACAAATTTCCGTTCCTGTGGTGGAGAAGGCGTATGGTCTGGTAGAGAAGttacttgtgttttaattgtCTGTGATCTTCTTTCTGTTCCTGATCATGGAAGAATGAC ctGTTCCAACCAAGCAAATTATCATTCCCGATGCTCATTCACGTGTGACATTGGTTATGAAATTGTGGGAAGTTCATCAAGGACTTGTCTTGAGTCTTCTGACTGGAGTGGTGTAACAACATCATGCTCAG TGGTTAGCTGTAGTCCCATGACAGCACCTGAAAATGGACATGTAAGATGCAGTAACCAACATTCCTACGACTCCTCTTGCAGATTTTTATGCAAC GAAGGTTATAAGTTGATTGGAAGTTCTGAAAGATCATGTTTAGTTGACAGCTCTTGGAGTGGGATACAAGGCTCTTGTGTTC TTGTAACTTGTCCTGTTTTACCTTCACCAAATCATGGAAGAAAATCATGTAGCGAAGAAAACCGCTATTTGTCTGAGTGTCAATACGTTTGCGAT GTTGGATTTGACCGTCATGGCTCAGAAAATAGGGTTTGTCAAGAAGATGGCACTTGGTCTGGTTCTCCTGTTGGCTGTGGTATTATTACTTGTGACACGTTGCTAGTTcctttgcatggtaaaaagag ATGTGCTGATGGTGATAACTTTGAATCAACTTGTCGTTTTTCTTGTGAGATTGGATATGAACTCACAGGAAGTCAATCTAGAACATGCATGGAACTTGGAGAATGGAGTGGAATTGCTACCATGTGTTCTT TGATTACTTGTGATGAGTTACCCAAACCTGAGCATGGTTCAGTGAGATGCACCAAACATGATGGATATGACTCACGATGTACATTAAGCTGTCAG gagggatatgttttatttggaaGTTCAACACGAACGTGTTCAGTGGATGGAACATGGAGTGGGAAGGTCACCACTTGTGAAA GAATTACGTGTCCCTATATCCCATTTCCAAGCCATGGAAGAAAAGTTTGCACTGATAAAAATCATTTCTCTTCTAACTGCCAGTTTGTTTGCGAG GTTGGTTTTAATATCATTGGATCTACAGCAAGAGTTTGTCAATCTGATGGCTTATGGTCGGGCACAGCTGCTAGCTGTGAAATTGTGACATGTAATGCATTGGATGTTCCTGAATATGGAAGAATGAG GTGTGCTGATGGAAATAATTTTGAGTCAACGTGTCACTTCACATGCGACATTGGTTATGAGTTGATTGGAACTTCATCTCGAACTTGTATGGAATCCTCTGCATGGAATGGTGAAGCTACTTCATGTCAAT TGATTACTTGCGATGAGATTACTGCACCAGATCATGGTTTCATGAATTGCACTAATGACAACTTATACGCATCGCAATGTGGATTTCAATGCAAC CAAGGATTTGTTCTAGTGGGCAGCATCCAAAGAGTATGCCAACATAACAAACAGTGGAGTGGCATCCAAACATTTTGCCAAA ctGGTACTTGTCATGAACTAACAGCACCTTTGAATGGAAAGATGACTTGTGTAAGCAGTAATCTATTCGAATCAGACTGTATCTTCCAATGTAAT GTTGGGTATGATTTGATTGGTTCGTCAGTACGCACCTGTCAGTCCAGCCACATGTGGTCAGGTATTGATACATCGTGTGTTGTAATGAAATGTGGAATACTTCATCAACCATCACATGGTTCAATTACTTGTGATTCTTCTGATCACTACAATTCAACTTGCACGATCCGGTGCAAT gaTGGATACAGTTTGAGTGGAAGTTCGGTTCGTACGTGTGGCGCAAACCATGCATGGTCGGGATCTGAAACTCTTTGCCAAT CTGTAACTTGCCCATCACTTCCCTCACCCAGCCACGGTAGAAAGAAATGTACAGATGGTAACAACTTTGAATCTGCCTGCAGATTTATTTGTGAT GTCGGGCATGATGTAGTCGGTACAAGGGTACGCACGTGTCAAGTTGATGGAACATGGTCCGGTCAAACCGTTACATGTCGTATTGTGACATGCTCAACACTCGAAGTCCCACAGTATGGAAAAAAACG GTGCGAAGATGGTGAGAATTTTGAGTCAAGATGTCGATTCTCTTGTGATATCGGGTACACACTACGTGGTAGTAAAGCAAGGGTATGccaagaagatgggacatggaCTGGAATGTCTGCTTCTTGTAGAA TGGTCCGGtgtggaaaaacaaaacgGATCCGGTATGGAACTGTCAACTGCTCAGCTGCGGACCATTACAACTCAGTATGTAGATATGAATGTAAAACTGGTTTTGATTTAATTGGAAACCCGACAAGAGTATGTCAGGATGATCGACAATGGAGTGCTGCTGTACCTACTTGTCAAC GTTCAAGGTGTGGGTTACTTGATACACCTGTTCATGGATCGATGCGATGTACAAATGAAGATTTCTTCTCATCTCAGTGCGAATTTGAATGTGACCAATCTTATAGACTCATTGGGAGTCCTTTGAGGATTTGTAAACCTGACCGAAGCTGGTCCGCAAGACAACCAACCTGCCAAC TGATAACTTGCGAGAATCTATTACCACCGGCCCATAGTAGACTGGAATGCACAGACGGATTCAATTTTGGTTCAATTTGTTCTTTGGTTGCTGATAGTGGCTTTGAAGTGGTTGGAACAGAAAGCCGAGTTTGTGGGGGTGAAGACACAAAACTCGACTGGAAGCAGCCTTTGAGTATTAGAG cacGTGACTGCCTTCCACTGAATGCACCTGAACATGGAACTATTGCATgcaacaaacaatattattatgaTTCTGAATGTCGGTTCACTTGTGAC ATTGGTTATGAGTTGCTGGGTTCAGTGTCTCGGCGTTGCACTGCAAGTGGATCACAACTATCTGTCTTAGGGTGGACGGGAACACAGACATCATGCCAAG TAATCCGGTGCACAGGCATCTTACAGCCAGATAATGGAGCTGTTAGTTGcaacaatgaaaatattttcaactcAGTTTGTCGAGTTTCTTGTTCTGAAG GATATCACCTTGTTGGATCCCCGGTGAGAATCTGCGAAGACAGTGGAGAGTTTACTGGTGTGGCCGGTGTTTGCAATC GTATAACATGTGGTGAACTGCCTGGAATTGACAACGGTTCGATACGATGTGTTGGTGGAAATGGCTTCCGAGCATCATGCGTTTATGTGTGTAACAACGGTTACAATCTCGTTGGAAGCGACTCCAGAAAATGTACAGCAAACGGAGAATGGACAAACATTGCCCCAGTGTGCACAC cgATATCTTGTCGTCCACTCCGAAATCCAGCATTTGGTAACACGACATGTACTGACAATAACAGATATGACAGCAGTTGTTCAGTAACTTGCAATGACTGTTATGAAGTGGTGGGATCACCTATTCGTACATGCAGGCGAGATGGTGCATGGTCTGGTGATGCTGCTTTATGTCAAG TGACTACTTGCGTCCCATTGCGAGCTCCACGTAACGGCGCCATGGATTGTGACGAAAGTATAAACGAGTGTGGCACGACATGTACCTTCACATGCAGAAAAGGATATACATTAAGTGGGGATGCACGTAGAACGTGTGGTAAAGATATGCGCTGGACTGGCGTCGCGGCTGAGTGCTTAC GAGCAACATGTCCGCCATTGGGTGTAAGCCTCAGCTTGACTTACACCTGCACGAATGGTTCGAACGTTGGTAGCAACTGTACCTTCCAATGCGACGAAGATGCTACGCTCCTTGGCTCCACCTACCGAGTTTGTTTAAATGATGGTACATGGAGCAGATCGAATCCAGTCTGCAGGG cGTGTAAAACTGCTGTCACCGACGTCATATTTATTGTGGATGGAAGTTGGTCGGTTGGGGAAATTAATTTCAGGAAAGCCAAAGATTTTCTCAAAGCTTTGGTTGAACCGTTCGAAGTCGG CTGGGATAACAGCAGATTTGCCGTGGTTCAATATTCAGATGATCCAAGGACAGAATTTTTGATGAACGAACATTTCACAGTCACCGATGTCTTAAACGCCATTGATGCTATACCTTATAAAG GTGGAAACACAAACACCGGCAAAGCGTTGGCGTTCAGTCTCTACACAGCATTGTCACCAGCAAATGGAGCAAGGCCCTATGTTAACAAGGTAGCATTGGTCCTCACTGATGGAAGAAGTCAAGATGAAGTTGGAAACCCCGCACGCGAACTTAGGCAGGCTGGGGTTAAG gTCTTAACCGTTGGCGTGGGTGACGCGGATAAGAACGAGTTAAAGTCGATTGCCAGTCCTCCTTATGATAGCTCGGTGTACCATGTGAGCGATTATGATTCAATAAGTGAGATCAAAGCTCACCTTGCAGCAAAGCTTTGTGAAGGAGAAGTTCTCAGGGATAATCGATGCGGTTGCCCTGCTGGTCCTCCAGGACTTCCTGGTCAAAACGGACGCCCG GGACAACCGGGTGTCTCCATCAAAGGTGATAAGGGAGAAGCCTTCAGTGTCGTTCACGTG aattatgAAAGGCAGCGAATTACAGCCAGAAACGGTGATGGTTCGGTTGTAAACCTTGATATTCCATCAGAATTAAACCCG agtAGCAGTAATGACGGAAGACGATTCTTTGCTGTTCCTGGCCCGCCTGGTCCGAAG GGCGAAGCAGGTTTACCG GGACAAGATGGGTCGCCTGGAAACCCTGGTACGAAAGGCACTGCTGGATCAAAG GGATTGGTAGGAGCAGTTGGTCCACCTGGTTTAAAGGGAGATGATGGAAGTAACGGTTTGGATGGAACTCCG GGAACGGCAGGTCGGCCTGGTCCACCTGGATCACCTGGCTCACTCTCACAAACCGAGAAAACTGAAATGTTGAGgcaaacacaaaacattgCACGATCAATCTCCCAGC GGGAGGCACAGCGAACGGTGTTCAACTTGTATCGTACAGGAACTACGTCATCGTCACGTGACCAGAGATCTGTAGTACGAGGACCGCCTGGTCCACCAGGTAAACCTGGACCACGAGGACCTCCC GGGTTTGAAGGTCCTTCTGGTATAAATGGGTCGCCAGGAATGCCTGGATTACAAGGAATTCATGGCcttaaag GTGACTTGGGCGATAAAGGAGAAAGGGGTCCGCCGGGTATAGGAGTTGCTGGTCCCCCTGGAACACCCGGGCTACCAGGTCCAAGAG GTATCCGTGGCAAGAAGGGAATTGGTAAGCCTGGTAAACGAGGTCCACGAGGAAGACCtggtaaaacaatttataagaAACGTCCTGCTTCAACTggtttaaactaa